CAAAATGGTATGCCCCGCCTCTACTGCGCTATTAACATTGGACTTTCTGCTGACTCTGCTCGATTAGGCTTTCCGTCTCACAAACAATAATGACTTGACGACTAGTGCTGTGGTCGCCCCAGGCGGTATCACTCTACCGGATGTACTCACCGAGGCTGATTTGTTTATGAATCTTGATTCGTCTCTCCTCATACCCCAGCCCCTCTCGCTGGAACCGGAGGGAAAGCGACCAGGCCCATCAATGGACTTCGGAAGTCAACTATTCCCCGATACCGGTCTGCGACGCTCTGCTTCTCAGGAGCCTGCATTGCTAGAGGATCCGGGTGACCTGCAGCTTAACCTTGGACTGGATGATGAGACGAATTTGTCGTTCTCCCATGACTTTAGCATGGAAGTGGGACGAGACGCCCCAGCTCCCCGCCCAATGGAAGAGGACAACTTCAGTGATGCCGGGAAAGTCATCGACGTGGGAGATCTGGGACTTAACCTTGGGGAGGATGACACACCTTTGGATGCTGTGAACTTCGATGCCAACGAGGACAATTTCTTACCACTTGACGAACCCATGGATCTCGGGGACGACACGGTAGTTGCTGATGGTAACGATGAGCGATTTGAGCGTGAAAGTACTCTCACGGAAGTTTCTGAGGACATGATCGAGCGCCTGAATACGGAGCATGAGGGTGATTATATGCACGACGAGGAGCAAGACGATGAGACCATCCAGCATGCTCAGCGTGCGAAGCGGAGGAAGCAGCTCCCTACCATTGAGCTTGATGAAGCTGTTGAGTTCAAAGGAAACTCTTATTTCCGAATCCAACAAGAACAGTTATCCGAGACTCTGAAGCCTGCGTCTTTTCTTCCCCGCGATCCTGTGCTCCTGACACTTATGAACATGCAAAAGAACGGTGACTTTGTCTCTAATGTCATGGGCGGCGGCCGCGGGCGTGGCTGGGCTCCTGAGATCCGTGATCTTCTCTCTTTTGACACTGTCAGGAAGGCTGGTGAGCTGAAACGCAAACGCGACAGTGGGATCTCAGATATGGACGTtgatgctgccgctgctccagctctggaaATCGAAGAAGAGGCGATTGTCCCGGTGGATGAGGGTGTCGGCATGGAATCAACCCTGCACCAGCGCTCAGAGATTGACTTCCctggtgatgaagaggatcaTCTGCGTCTCAGTGACGACGAGGGAGCTCAGCAGCCACTTGAAGATTTTGACGATACTATTACACCAGTTGACAGCGCGTTGGTGTCGGTCGGTACGAAACGTGCGGTACACGTCCTGCGGGACTGCCTCGGCAACGCAGAGCAAAAGAAAGCCGTCAAGTTTCAGGACCTCCTGCCTGAAAAGAAGGCTACTAGGGCTGACGCGACCAAAATGTTCTTTGAAgttctggttctggcaaCCAAAGATGCTGTTCAAGTGGAGCAGCGCTCGAATACCGTCGGCGGACCGATCAAGATTAGCGGCAAGCGCTCACTCTGGGGTCAATGGGCTGAAGAGGACGCTACCGGTGAAGTCAGCCAAGCTCAGGTTGCGGCTTAAACTATCTTGAAGGGTGGAAATTGCGTCTTCTGTACAGTTATTTTCTGTGTTTATCTATTCGGTTGAACTGGTTTCTGGAGCTGGACTGTTGGATTGCTACTTTCTATAGTCGGGCGTTTGGGGCGCACTTGATATCCTTTTCTTCAGGTGTCATCGCTTGGTCCGCGAATCTTTTTTTGGCGAGTGCTTCTGGTCGATAGGTTAGCTTTTGTGTTAGTAGATACTTCTAATCAAAATTCTACATCTTACTAAAAGCGACAATCTCAATAGTTGCCTCTTTTCGATTAAAGTCGATCACTGCCCATATTGTGACATTGTTTtattgcttttgctgccaCGAGGTGGAGAATTTACCCTACAGACGTGCAGATAATGTTCGCGGCCGTTACAGAGTGTATGGAGCATGGAACCCTAGTTGATTGAACATATATCGAGCCCCAACCATCGTATATTAGAGCCCTATACTAGAGTCATAGCCTGGGTATCTCTAGCGCCCAAATCTGATATAGTCGAAAGGCATACTTGCTACTGTCGGCACCAAACAACGAGCTACTGAGCTCGCGAGGAACGCTTGGCGTGAGCTTTCATGGTCGTCAAGCTTCAACTGATAAGGAGCGACCAAAATTTAGCAcgttcggcatctcctttcCGAGTCTACTCCAAGCTTTGTCATTCAATCATGTCTTTGCTACCTACGCCAATTTTGCCCAATCACTCCACCCTCTGCCAGGCGCGCGATTCCTTCGGTTGAATGCTAGTTGATGTTCATTCTTGACTCATTTCTCAACAGTGCAAAAGTCGGCAATTGGAGACAACTACGTAGCTTTCGCAACTTTGACATAAGAGCCAAGTCTGCGGCTACGTTCTTGTCAATTGCCTCCGCATATCCTTTTATCGGTCAACTCTCAAGTCTTCCAAGCTTCTCTCTGAGAGCTGTTCGACTAGCGATCCATGGAGCTCAACTTTTCAAGTGTTTGGACTGAATAACTTGTCGACCATGAGCGAGAATCAAACGGCCGAATTCCCCGCACATGCGGAAAGCCCGAAGGCATCTCCAAATTGGCAAAATTCCGAAAGCGAAAAGACCGATGAAGGAGGAATCGACATAGGAATGCCGGATGGTGTTGCGGAAGATGGTTTCGAACCGATCAAGCCTGCCGCAACGACAGATAACAGCCAACTGCAAAAACTACACAGCACCTGCTCTCGCCCTGTTGAGCGCAGTTGGTCCCTGAATGATGGATATAGTTGCAATAATGAAGTGGATGTGGAAGTCAATACCGGCGATTCGCAAGGTACAGAGGATACTGCGTCATCTGATTTTGTCGTGCGGTGGGATGAGAATGACCCGATGAATCCAAGAAATTTCAATAAAGTTAGGAGATGGATTATTGTTATCATATGCTCAACGGGGTCTCTTTGCGTGTGAGTGTTGGCAGGCTCGATTGTGTCTCGAAAAGTACTGACATCTTGGGAAAGCACCTGCACCTCGAGTATGTACACTGTTACTTACGATCAATTGACCGAGGAGTTCAACTGCAGCCGGATTGTTGCGACGCTCGGCTTatctttcttcatctggggTCTAGGGTTAGGACCCCTCGTTCTAGGACCACTGTCAGAGGTATATTTACATCCCATTTATATAAGGCTTCACTAAAGAGGTACAGTTCTATGGCCGCAGAAACATATACATCACCTCATTCATATTCTTCCTGATATGGCTTGTTCCCTGCGCCGTTGCAAAGAATATTCAAACAATGATTGTCAGTCGAttcttcaatggccttgCCGGCAGCGCGTTCTTATCTGTAGCTGGAGGGACTGTTGGTGATCTCTTTGACCGTCATGAGCTGTCGGCACCGATGATGCTGTACACGGCCTCACCATTTGTAGGCCCAGAATTGGGTCCACTGTATGCTTTAGATGCTCTTCTCAGAAATGTACAAGCGCTAATTCTTCCAGGGTTGGCGGGTTCATTAACCAGTATACGACTTGGTATGTACGTTGTGATTGGTGGAAGGCATGTACTGACTGTATCTGATAGGCGTTGGACGTTCTATGTGCTTCTGATATGGACTGGCACGTTGCTGGCCATGCTAGTACTGTTCGTTCCTGAAACATACCACCCAGTGTAAGTACTTTCCGAATGCTGGGAATGCGTTCTGACGGGTGTAGGCTGCTGAAGCGAAAGGCAGTGAAACTCAGAAAAGAGACCGGGGATGACCGTTGGATCGCTTCAATCGAGAAGATGGACCGGTCAATCGCGCAGACAGTCTTGAAATCTCTTTATAGgcctattctcttgctcacTCTGGAGCCGATGTGCCTGAACCTCTGCGTATTTTCTGCCATACTTCTAGGAATCCTttatcttttcttcggcGCCTTTCAACTAGTATTCGGCAATGTATATGGCATGGAGCTGTACCAACGCGGTCTGTGCTTCCTTGGAATGTTCGTGGGAATGAGCTTCGCAATAGCGTCTGATCCATTCTGGCGCCGAATATACagaaagttggagaagaaagccaacgACGTTGGGGAGGGCTTTCAGCCGGAGTGGCGTCTACCTCCTGGTGTGTACTGCCTGAACCCTGGCGGCACTCGTATGCTTGTCGAAACGCTGCTAACCGTTCAGCCATTGCCGGGGGACCCTTGGTCACAATAGGGCTCTTCATTTTTGCGTGGACCATCTACCCCCATGTGCACTGGATTGTACCGATTATCGGCAGTGGCTTTTTTGGAGCGGGGTAAGTTTTCAACTGGACTGGTTTGACAGGCTACTTGTCCTCCGCCTTGTGCATGAAGAAACATTGGCCCTGACGTGCGCAGGACTGTTTTGGTGTACTCCGGGGTCTTCACCTTCCTGGTTGATGCATATCCCACATATGCAGCCAGTGCGCTATCGGCGAATAGTTTCGCGCGTTCAAGCTTTGGTGGAATATTTCCCCTTTTTGGGATACAGAGTATGGTCTCCCTGCTTTTGCGTTGATAGCAGACAGCATTCCCCTCGCGTTCGTGatttttgcttttgctgaATGTCGGCTCTGGCCATTTGCATGGTGCTCAGCCTTGAACTATATGGTCCCCGACTCGGGGACTACCCAAGATATTTGCGCAACCTTGACCCTTAGCACCCGGGTTATGCCTTGACCGCCAGTTACTAACAGAAAGAACGCAGTGTACAACAGGCTAGGATATCACTGGGCGACTTCGTTGCTTGCTTTCCTGACACTGGTGATGGCACCGTTTCCGTACGTCTTCTCCCCAGCTCTGGTCAAGATCGTCTTGTTCAGTTTCCTTTTCCAACATCCTTCTCGGACACCAGCTTGTGCAGAACGCTGTGGCACCGAGTTCAGCCTCCCTTGCATGGGCCGTTCTGCAAGTCCACGACGGGATGACGCATTGGACTTCTTTGTGTGTTCGGGCTGCCTTTCACCTATCGGGGCATCGCCAACCTTGATTAGCTTGTGCGATGCGGGCCTATGCTGGGATAGATCTAGAAACAAATGAGCTAACGTGAACGTTTGTGACACTGCGCAGGTACCTATTCTTCCGGTTCGGAAAATCTataaggaagaagagccgaTTTGCTACGGCGTAGATGCACCGATTTAGGTCCAAAACGTTGCGCAGAAAATGAGGATACGATCTTGACCCAGTGGGCTGAAGTCGTCCTACGACGCAACAAGCTATCCTGGGCGGCCGACCAGGATTAATCcctggagatgcagatggcGGGCCTCCCAAGGCAATAGCTTTCCAAACTCGGCCCCATAGACTTACTGTACATATGTAATTTGGATACATAGGTAGAAAATATGACATAGAATGTGCTTACTAGTTCTAAGTATACTACGCGCCGGCCTCGCTTACAGCGATGAATCTCCACCTCTAAGCTGAAAGCGCCTAGAAGATATAGTCAGTCAGATATCAGCATAATGCTCCAATAGTAGAATTGCAGTAGCATGAACCGGTCAGGATCAGAAACGCATCGCAATCTGGACTGGAAGATGATGCCTGAGCCACAACAGGACCGAAACGGCAAAATCACACGCACGCAGCGAGCACAGCGTCATCTTGTTGGTTATCCTGTGCATCACCAAGAACCGCAGCGTGGAGGTTGAGCATCTCGTGCCGAGGTTTGGGGAATGAATAACGGCTCTTGAATGGCTTCAGCCCGGGCAAAATCGGCACCACGGGTATTCTCGGAATATCTGCCTGAGGGTGCTTGTATGTGAATGCAATAGCTGGACTTATATCTCGATCTGGATCTCTGCCTAGGACACACGTGGCTCTCATGTGAAGCTCTAGCTGCCAGCAATTGTGACAGTCTGTTTCCCCTTTCTTCTGACTCCTTTTGATCAATGATTACTTCGACTGCTCGACTGTGCACGCGACTGTGGAACTGCGGTGGCCTATCAGTGCGCGTGCTTTACCATCCAAAAAAGCCTCAATGCCAGCTTGACTCGGACCACGTTTGTTACTTAAATCCAGGCACGCACGCTCCGGTTGCATACAGATCGCCTAGTCTACTCCAGATTGAGGTCATAAGTTGGCTCCTGTCCCTGTCATAATTTAATAATATCAGCCCTTCGAAAGACCGTTAAATCGCTCACCTCCAAACGGTCTCTGTCTCCCCGCAGCACCGCCCGGCAAGTGTGAGTGTGAGTCTCACGCTTCCATCCGCCCGCCGCCAAGTACTCCCacactttttttttatgattAATTCTTGCTGATGTGCTAATGAAACAAGGCACGTTGCTGTCCCTAGGTAGTTTTAGTTTGGCTGAGCGCGATTTTGTCTCCAATTTCACAATCACATTCCTTCTCCACGGACTGTTCCCAaactttctttttctcctagTCGTGTCTTCCCCTCCCTTCTtacctttctttccttcccccACACATTCCATCCATTCTATGTTCTTAGATCGACTCTCGCCGAACTAAACGTCAATCTGGATTCCCACCGGTGCGTGGGTCACGAGGGAGTTTTGTTCGCCGGCggtgacgacgacgaagccgaTTCTCAGAGCGTGACGACCCATTTCCGGGGAGAAGCCTTTAACCGATCCCGTACCGATCTGTCACCCCGGATTCGTCACTTCAATAGTCCAGACGAACGACGCATCCCGCCACCTCTTCGGTCCTTTTCATCATCGCGAGCTTGTCGATTAATGGAAAATGGAGACGGAGACAGGCAAGGGCGCTACTGCTCCCCCTGCAGAATCTAGTGGGGTCGAACAAGATACCGCAGCCGTTGGCGCGCCCGCCGACCAGCCGCCCAAGACTAATGCGAACGCGACTTCGAATGCGAACGGCGAAGATCAGCCGGCCAACGGCCAGAAAGCGAACCCGAAGGATCCGTcaagaccgaggaggaagaaggcgcggCGCGCCTGTTTTGCTTGTCAGCGGGCGCATCTAACGTGCGGTACGCTCCTGCCCTGCTCAGGTACCCGTGTCCTGGGCGCGCCAACTAACAGAGTGTGTAGGTGATGAGAGACCATGTCAACGCTGCATCAAGCGCGGGCTCCAAGATGCCTGCCATGATGGGGTTCGCAAGAAGGCCAAGTACCTGCATGACGCGCCAGACGGCGCTCTGATGCCTGGGATCGGCGGCAATAATTTCTACAACAACAATTCAATGTCGAACGGTGTCCCATCGGGTGGCATAAATATGAATGGCGCGAATACCGTCAATTCAGCGGCGAGTACGCAGAATTCGAGCGCAAACTTCTATCCTACTCCGCAGTCGAACTACAGCTTATACCAGGAGAATCCGATCAACCACCAAAACTCTTTCCCATCGCAATCGCCGGTGTCCCCGACCTTTAGCTTGAAGACCAACCCAACCCCTCGCAATACCGCACctaacaacaacaataataATGCCTTAACGTCTTCGATGCCCCAACCCGCGACCACTGGTGTGTCGAATGCACccaaccagagccagaatccGTTCGCCGGCCCGTTCTTCGACCCCAGTGATCCGGCTCTTTTCAACTTTGATCTGTCGAGTATGAATTTTGAAAACCGATATGGTGCGCTGGAGTTCGGTATGCTTGGACACATGGCTACTGGGGCTGGCGACTCTCCAGACTCTGGCACCCACAGAGGATCGATGGGCCGCAGCGGTTCGACGCAGTTTGCGTCTACGCCTATTGGAGGAACTACGACGTTCGGCGAGAGCCCGCAGAATCAGCAGCCATTCATGTTCGGGGATCCGCTATTGAACGAGTGGCCGAGTGGACAGACCTCGGGCCAACCGCACGTGAATGTCGGCGTATATCCGCAGTCTAGCCAGGGCAACGTGATACCGGGACATCTGTCTAAGCCTGATGCGCCTCACGCTTTCGCAATTGAAAGTGGACCGAACAACTTCACTAGCCCGGGCGCGGCGACGAGCCCGCAGATCAACAGCGGCGGATATGAAGATGCGAACGCGTTTAACAATGTTGTGACGAAGTCTAATGGACTATCTGTGAACGGACAGCAACGTCCTCCGACCATTTCTACACCGAGTTTGAAGCACCAAAGCCTGCAGATGAACAAACGACGTCACCGCAATCCATCGGCAGTCTACGAAAGCGTCAAGGAGCCGTACGCGTATACCAGTCGCTTCCATAGCCTAACGGCGTTTATTCAACGGCGCTTCTCGCCGCAGAAGACACTGCAGATTGCCAAAGCCCTGGCATCTATTCGACCTTCATTTATTGCAACAACCAAAACACTAAACCGGGATGATCTTATCTTTATGGAGAAGTGCTTTCAGCGGACACTCTGGGAGTATGAGGATTTCATCAACGCTTGCGGCACACCGACCATTGTTTGCCGGCGCACTGGCGAGGTTGCAGCTGTTGGGAAAGAATTTAGCATCTTGACGGGATGGAAGAAAGAGGTATTACTAGGAAAGGAGCCGAATTATAATGTCAACACAGGTGGTTCATCGGCCGCAAATTCCCGAAACATCACGCCACGTAGCTCCGTTGAAAGCACTGGCCGTCCTCATCCGGTGTTTCTGGCGGAACTGTTGGACGATGACAGCGTGGTAGAATTTTACGAAGACTTTGCGCGATTAGCATTCGGGGATTCGCGCGGCAGCGTGACAACGCGCTGCAAATTGCTCAAATACAAAACAAAAGAGGACATGGAAGCGGCACAGTCCGATGACAACGGGCAGCGGTGGAACAACCACCTGCGTAAGGGGGGAATTGCGAACGAGGCCGGGATGAACCAGTTAGGATTCAAAGATGGCAAAGTCGAGTGCGCCTACTGCTGGACAGTCAAGCGCGACGTGTTCGACATCCCTATGTTAATAGTGATGAACGtgcgtcttcctcttccctgaACCCGAACTTCATTATGAGCTAACATTGATCAGTTCCTGCCTTGTATTTGAAAGGAGAGTGTTATTATTGCGCCGCTTAATTCGCTGTATATGATTTATGGTCTAGTTACGGGAGGAGGATACCCGAAGGTTTAAAAAAGGATTTTTTTCTTGTTTATACTTGGATGCATGATGGATATGATTATCTTGGAGCTGGGATAGAGCTTCTTGTGCTGGTGCATTCGCTTTGAGCTATCTAAGGCGAAGCCCGGTTTTTTCAAGCTAGGTGAATTCACTTCCCTTCTAGTCGTAGTCGACTGCGGCTGCGTAGGTGGTGGCTCGTGTCTCGCTCTTCTCTATCTCATTGTCAACAAGCGACTGTGTAGCAATTTCAGCAAGCTGTAATTATCCAGACTTGGTCGCCCTTGTATGCCCAACAACAAGAATCCTCCCCCGGTTGTCCCCGGTTGTTCACCTTAATTGCTTACGGCGAGAACCCTTCAAACGTCTCCCAACCGAGGCCAAGAGGTGTTTGGCGACATATAATAATGATTTTCCAGTTAGAGATCCATTAGCATGCATTTACAAATacatatttcttctttgggcAGTGGTTTATAGTCCGTTCCTAGCTCCTTTGCGTCAAAGTGTAGCAGACTCCACCATCCCAACCGGCAAATCTCGAAACAGGCCGGCTTGATCCGACCCTTCGATATACTGCGGAGAAGTCCCCCTGCGGTTAACTGTGGAATGCATTAGCTCGTACATTGTACACGAAGTATGAGGTAAGCCAACCCCGACTTGACCCCGCACGATCGTCCCTTATCGATACTTCTTGGTTGGTATCATCCACACAAAACCAATCCACAACCCCTCCTCCAAAGTCCAACTCCAAGGATCAGAGATGCGTCCCTCAAACCCCCGCCCCCCAGTGACAGGCCCGGACTCCGGCCCCGAAGCTCCCTTCCCCATTCGCCTTTCTGGACCTGTGATCAAGGGCTTCGGACGCGGGAGTAAGGAGGTATGGTTCCGTCCTGTGGACTCACCTCTACCGAAGAAACAAGCTAACCGAATTGCCAAACCAGCTTGGTATCCCAACAGCAAACATCCCCGTCGACGGACTAGAGGAGGTGCTCCCCAAAGAATTGGGGGTGGGCGTTTACTATGGCGTTGTTGCGCTGGACCCAGCCACAGCGCCCGCGCCTTCATCATCTGATTCTACATCAGGAGACGCGGCTCCGATCCTCCCGGCTGTGCTCAGTATAGGTTATAATCCATACTACAAGAATAAGACGCGCTCGATTGTGAGTTTTGTGTACCCCCTCCTCCTGTACTTATTTGTCCATCAGACCAGATCTTGAtacctttctctttctcttccatcaaACAGGAAATCCACATCATGCCCTCCCTAACCCTGCCCTCTCCAACGGCTCCcagcgaagaaaaagaaaaagtcaAATTTCACAAACTTCCCGACTTCTACGGCACAAAGCTCAACCTGCTGATGCTAGGGTATATCCGGCCTGAATACGACTACGTTTCGATGGAGGCACTGGTCGAGGATATTCGTATTGATTGCGAGGTCGCGAGGGCGAGTCTGCTCCGCCCGGCTTACCGAGTGTATCTGGATGGAAATGAGGACGAAACGGTTAGCGCGCAGAGGGATTGGCTGAGGTCGTTCTGAACGTGAGCATATTTTATTAGCTTTCGTGATGATTTGCACCAGCGCTCTAGATATATAGATCGATATAGTTTTGGAGTGGCCTAGTATGGCGTGGGTTAGAATAACCGGTTTGCCGGCAACTTCCGGGGATAAGAAAGATGTTGCCTATCTCGATGCACCTGAGCCTATGACGTCGACTCGGCGCAGAGTGCCTTTAAGAAAAGCAGAGCCACCTCTGCCCCGTAGGGCTGAAAGCGTGAACGAATGATCTACCCATCAATTGACCTTTACATCCAGCTCAATTGAGATAGTCTTTCTCCCACAATGTCCAGATTGTTCAGTCATATCCGGCGGCGCAGCTCCACGCATCGCCCGAAGCCTCCCACCCCGCGCAGGGTCTATGTCGTTTCCAACTCACCTACCTTTGACACTGCTTCCCTGCGCCGACTAGAGACGGAGGGGTTCTCGGTCGAATATGTGCCGTTTCTCGCGGAGAGCGACGATATCGACCGGGACAGAAGGGAATTGGAGAGGATCATTCATGAGCGAGGGGATGACCTTGAACCTGGGGAGAGATATGCGATTGTGGGTATGTCTTTGAACTAATCTAAGAGTATCGGCGTATATAGTAACTTATATTGATACATTGGACAGCGTTCAACCGCCCCGCATATCTCCTTTTCCGCTCGCATCACCAGTCATCAAGCACGAACCCCTTCCCTCGCCTTTGCgcctttattgctttctACCCAGATGCCCCGCAGGTGGCATCTTTAAACTCTTCGGAGCCAGCTCGTCTCCCGCCCTCGACAACcgcagcatcaacatcgacgTCTATGGCCTTTAAGACTGACGCGAACCTCGCAATCCAGATTCACCTCGCTGGGTCGCGGAACGAGAGCTTTGCGATGTGGGATGACAGTAACAAGCGGCATCATTGCCACCTGCTCTTCTACCCGGAGTCCCAACCAGGCTTTGCAGAGTCCGCTGCCTCATCGACGTATGACCGCACTAGTTCGCGATTGGCATGGAGCCGATCGTTGAACTGTTTGAAACGCGGTTTTGGATGGCCTAGTGGTGGAGGTGATTGGGGGGCGCCTGATCCGGAGCTGGTCTGGGAAGGATATTGGAGGAATATCCACGAGTCCGCCAAAAATCCACCCTCTACTTCGTCGCCTGACATGCTTGGTCTGATGGTgggtggaggagctgggaatcggCAATTCGATGACCGGACGTGTGTGAATTGTGTTCCTTCTGGCGTCGGAGGTTGTCCACCAATTCTGCTTGACAATCATACGTAAGCTAATGAGACTAGGGTCGTCACCCTCCGAAATCACGACGTTTTACTCCACGAAATTCGTCCCTTCTGGCCCACCTTCCCAGCGAATCCGCCTGCTTTCTCGCACTTCGGGCGCGGACCGCGTGGTTGACGAGCTGCTGCTCACCTTTGAGCATACAGAGGAAATACCCTGGATGCTACCTGGGGTACCGCCGACTGGACGTTCTGTTCGCATCCCCCTCATCATGACAGCTGGCTTCCTGGGTGGGAAGATCGCCAACCACAACATATACTGGGATCAAGCAAGCGTGCTGGTGCAGGTTGGTCTCTTAGACCCAACCCTTATCCCAACCAGTTTCAAAGCAATCGGGCCAAACCGCGAAGGAAAGGACACCATCGAGCGAATGCCTGTTGTAGGCGAAGAAGCTGCAAGTAGCGTTCTATATTAATTGGAGAGATAAGCCATAATTGATAAAGCAGAATTAAGCCACAATATTTTTGAGTCGCGACTGTAACTGCGCGAGTTCTTTGCTGACCCCTCCGGCACTTTTCAAGGTCAGGACACTTGCTTCTTGTGCTAAGGGAAGTACATCCTCAACCCTTCCATGTCCGGAGGCAAGCCCAGAAATAATAACCCCAAGTAAAGTGTCACCTGCTCCATTGACGCTGATGATGGCGTCGTCTGTTAGTTTCGCAGCGGGTGGAAACAACCGCATGTACACCCCTCCGATCAGATCGCCCGTAGACACAGTGCGGGAGAGAATGTAGGGACTATATTCCGGATCAGTAAGGCGGGAATCTCCCGGCTTCAGCAACTGGGTAAGCAGCGCTCCTCTGGCGCCCAATTTGGTGATTATGCAtggaagaaatggaagaagctggatgCTCTGCTGTGGTATGCCTTCGTCCACAAGAGCGGCAGATGTCATCGCGACGAGCCGTTCTCTTGAGCCTGACGACGTCATACCCATTGCATCGATAACGCGCCACCAACCGGCGGTTTCGAAAAGGCCATTTTCCCGCGCGGCGGTGTACATGGCTGCGAGTTCAAATTCATTCGGCGTCGCAAGGCTCACAGTATTGTTCGGAACGCATGCAGATTCTCCAACAGCGGCCTCCCTCTCAGGGCCTTTCTTGAAGAGGAATTGAGACTTGGCGGTCGAGACAGGCTCAAAGGCAACTCGAGCACCGTGCTTGTTTGCCGCTGCTACCCACTTGGAAAGCAACTCAGGGCTCCAGTTGGCATCAACCATCACCCACTGGGGCTTCGCGCGGGAAACGACTGGCTCCCAAAAACTGTCAAAGTCCAATGTCTCCGCAGGAAGTTGCAAAATTCCCATATCGGCCATAGCCACATGAAGATCCCTTGTCGCATCGTTCACTGCAACGTATTGTGCTGTGCGCGCTCCAGACGACGCAGGTAGCACTTTTACGCCACTCGTGGGAAGGTTTTCTTGCTGCAGAAATGTGAGGGCTGCGTGACCGCTCAAGTCATCGCCAACCACGCTGCAGAACATCACGGAACTGCCTAAAGACGATGAAGCAA
This sequence is a window from Aspergillus nidulans FGSC A4 chromosome IV. Protein-coding genes within it:
- a CDS encoding uncharacterized protein (transcript_id=CADANIAT00000559) — translated: MSENQTAEFPAHAESPKASPNWQNSESEKTDEGGIDIGMPDGVAEDGFEPIKPAATTDNSQLQKLHSTCSRPVERSWSLNDGYSCNNEVDVEVNTGDSQGTEDTASSDFVVRWDENDPMNPRNFNKVRRWIIVIICSTGSLCVTCTSSMYTVTYDQLTEEFNCSRIVATLGLSFFIWGLGLGPLVLGPLSEFYGRRNIYITSFIFFLIWLVPCAVAKNIQTMIVSRFFNGLAGSAFLSVAGGTVGDLFDRHELSAPMMLYTASPFVGPELGPLVGGFINQYTTWRWTFYVLLIWTGTLLAMLVLFVPETYHPVLLKRKAVKLRKETGDDRWIASIEKMDRSIAQTVLKSLYRPILLLTLEPMCLNLCVFSAILLGILYLFFGAFQLVFGNVYGMELYQRGLCFLGMFVGMSFAIASDPFWRRIYRKLEKKANDVGEGFQPEWRLPPGVYCLNPGGTRMLVETLLTVQPLPGDPWSQ
- a CDS encoding protein acuK (transcript_id=CADANIAT00000561), encoding METETGKGATAPPAESSGVEQDTAAVGAPADQPPKTNANATSNANGEDQPANGQKANPKDPSRPRRKKARRACFACQRAHLTCGDERPCQRCIKRGLQDACHDGVRKKAKYLHDAPDGALMPGIGGNNFYNNNSMSNGVPSGGINMNGANTVNSAASTQNSSANFYPTPQSNYSLYQENPINHQNSFPSQSPVSPTFSLKTNPTPRNTAPNNNNNNALTSSMPQPATTGVSNAPNQSQNPFAGPFFDPSDPALFNFDLSSMNFENRYGALEFGMLGHMATGAGDSPDSGTHRGSMGRSGSTQFASTPIGGTTTFGESPQNQQPFMFGDPLLNEWPSGQTSGQPHVNVGVYPQSSQGNVIPGHLSKPDAPHAFAIESGPNNFTSPGAATSPQINSGGYEDANAFNNVVTKSNGLSVNGQQRPPTISTPSLKHQSLQMNKRRHRNPSAVYESVKEPYAYTSRFHSLTAFIQRRFSPQKTLQIAKALASIRPSFIATTKTLNRDDLIFMEKCFQRTLWEYEDFINACGTPTIVCRRTGEVAAVGKEFSILTGWKKEVLLGKEPNYNVNTGGSSAANSRNITPRSSVESTGRPHPVFLAELLDDDSVVEFYEDFARLAFGDSRGSVTTRCKLLKYKTKEDMEAAQSDDNGQRWNNHLRKGGIANEAGMNQLGFKDGKVECAYCWTVKRDVFDIPMLIVMNVRLPLP
- the fmn1 gene encoding riboflavin kinase (transcript_id=CADANIAT00000562) — translated: MRPSNPRPPVTGPDSGPEAPFPIRLSGPVIKGFGRGSKELGIPTANIPVDGLEEVLPKELGVGVYYGVVALDPATAPAPSSSDSTSGDAAPILPAVLSIGYNPYYKNKTRSIEIHIMPSLTLPSPTAPSEEKEKVKFHKLPDFYGTKLNLLMLGYIRPEYDYVSMEALVEDIRIDCEVARASLLRPAYRVYLDGNEDETVSAQRDWLRSF
- a CDS encoding uncharacterized protein (transcript_id=CADANIAT00000560); translated protein: MLNLHAAVLGDAQDNQQDDAVLAARFQLRGGDSSLKHILCHIFYLCIQITYVQPASHKLIKVGDAPIGERQPEHTKKSNASSRRGLAERPMQGRLNSVPQRSAQAGVREGCWKRKLNKTILTRAGEKTYGNGAITSVRKASNEVAQ
- a CDS encoding kleisin alpha (transcript_id=CADANIAT00000558), giving the protein MFYSETLLSKTGPLARVWLSANLERKLSKSHILQSDIESSVSAIVDQGQAPMALRLSGQLLLGVVRIYSRKARYLLDDCNEALMKIKMAFRLTNNNDLTTSAVVAPGGITLPDVLTEADLFMNLDSSLLIPQPLSLEPEGKRPGPSMDFGSQLFPDTGLRRSASQEPALLEDPGDLQLNLGLDDETNLSFSHDFSMEVGRDAPAPRPMEEDNFSDAGKVIDVGDLGLNLGEDDTPLDAVNFDANEDNFLPLDEPMDLGDDTVVADGNDERFERESTLTEVSEDMIERLNTEHEGDYMHDEEQDDETIQHAQRAKRRKQLPTIELDEAVEFKGNSYFRIQQEQLSETLKPASFLPRDPVLLTLMNMQKNGDFVSNVMGGGRGRGWAPEIRDLLSFDTVRKAGELKRKRDSGISDMDVDAAAAPALEIEEEAIVPVDEGVGMESTLHQRSEIDFPGDEEDHLRLSDDEGAQQPLEDFDDTITPVDSALVSVGTKRAVHVLRDCLGNAEQKKAVKFQDLLPEKKATRADATKMFFEVLVLATKDAVQVEQRSNTVGGPIKISGKRSLWGQWAEEDATGEVSQAQVAA